A window of Paenibacillus polygoni contains these coding sequences:
- a CDS encoding EscU/YscU/HrcU family type III secretion system export apparatus switch protein produces the protein MKEDTSQKQEQKKAVALKYTPGEAEAPIVVAKGNGTLADSILEKAKEHGVPIQEDAALVEVLSKLDLDTQIPPELYQLVAEVLTFVYQTEQKAKNILIPSREELR, from the coding sequence ATGAAAGAGGACACCTCGCAAAAACAAGAACAGAAAAAGGCAGTAGCTTTAAAATATACACCGGGAGAAGCAGAAGCGCCGATCGTCGTGGCTAAAGGCAACGGGACTTTGGCAGATTCGATACTAGAAAAAGCAAAAGAACATGGGGTACCGATTCAGGAAGATGCAGCTTTAGTCGAAGTTCTCTCCAAGCTTGATTTGGATACCCAAATCCCTCCTGAACTCTATCAGCTGGTTGCCGAAGTGCTGACATTTGTCTACCAGACTGAACAAAAAGCAAAAAATATACTCATCCCGAGTAGAGAGGAATTGCGATGA